Proteins found in one Chiloscyllium plagiosum isolate BGI_BamShark_2017 unplaced genomic scaffold, ASM401019v2 scaf_33559, whole genome shotgun sequence genomic segment:
- the LOC122545791 gene encoding centrosome-associated protein 350-like has translation MTHILSYDEFVKKTKAELSTDLDVASSNSTKPQIKTLYSTATEKPKIKPPSLQRWSGRSDSEDQRPDGKITLKYKNLPWQSEH, from the exons TCCTATGATGAGTTTGTAAAGAAGACCAAAGCTGAACTCAGTACAGATCTTGATGTTGCCAGCTCAAACTCAACCAAACCGCAGATTAAAACTCTGTACTCCACTGCTACTGAGAAACCGAAGATTAAACCTCCCTCTCTGCAGAG gtggagtgggaggagcgacAGCGAGGACCAGAGACCTGATGGGAAGATAACTTTGAAATATAAAAACTTACCTTGGCAGAGCGAACACTGA